In bacterium, one genomic interval encodes:
- a CDS encoding hydrogenase iron-sulfur subunit: MDMSETAKNIENFEPRIVAFLCHWCTYTGADLAGTTRQQYPPNVRVVHLMCSGAVDVVYVMKALMDGADGVIIGGCHPGDCHYQSGNYKARRRVAILKTILKEFGIPEERVTLKWISASEGRLFAETVREVTAKIAALGPSEFKREWDV; encoded by the coding sequence ATGGACATGTCGGAAACAGCTAAGAATATTGAGAACTTCGAGCCGCGCATAGTGGCCTTCCTCTGCCACTGGTGCACCTATACCGGGGCGGACCTCGCGGGCACCACCCGCCAGCAGTATCCGCCCAACGTCCGCGTCGTTCACCTCATGTGCTCCGGCGCGGTGGACGTGGTCTACGTGATGAAGGCGCTGATGGACGGGGCCGACGGCGTGATCATCGGCGGCTGCCACCCCGGCGACTGCCACTACCAGTCCGGCAACTACAAGGCGCGCCGCAGGGTCGCGATACTCAAGACCATCCTCAAAGAGTTCGGCATCCCCGAGGAGCGCGTCACCCTTAAGTGGATAAGCGCCAGCGAGGGAAGGCTTTTCGCCGAGACGGTGAGGGAGGTGACCGCGAAGATAGCGGCGCTTGGCCCCTCTGAATTCAAGAGAGAGTGGGACGTTTAA
- the sucD gene encoding succinate--CoA ligase subunit alpha — MSILVNKNTRLITQGITGSNGKFHSEQCQKYGTNLVGGVTPGKGGQSIIGVPVFDTVDQAVKEAGANASMIFVPAAFAADAIIEAADAGIEVIICITEGIPARDMIGVKRALCGRRVHLVGPNCPGVITPEECKAGIMPGHIHKKGPVGVISRSGTLTYEAVGQLTALGIGQTTCLGIGGDPIIGTTFVDALGLFKDDPETEGIIMIGEIGGSAEEEAAAYIKANIKVPVVSFIAGQTAPKGKRMGHAGAIIAGGKGTAAEKMAALTAAGAHVVKSPADMGKKMAELLK; from the coding sequence ATGAGCATACTAGTCAATAAAAACACCCGCCTCATAACCCAGGGCATCACCGGCAGTAACGGCAAATTCCACTCCGAGCAGTGCCAGAAATACGGCACAAACCTCGTCGGCGGCGTCACCCCCGGCAAGGGCGGGCAGTCCATCATCGGCGTCCCGGTCTTCGACACCGTCGATCAGGCCGTCAAGGAAGCCGGGGCCAACGCCTCGATGATCTTCGTCCCCGCCGCCTTCGCCGCCGACGCCATCATCGAAGCCGCCGACGCCGGAATCGAAGTGATCATCTGCATCACCGAAGGCATCCCCGCGCGCGACATGATAGGCGTCAAGCGCGCCCTTTGCGGCCGCAGGGTTCACCTCGTCGGCCCCAACTGCCCCGGCGTCATCACCCCGGAAGAGTGCAAGGCGGGCATCATGCCCGGCCACATCCACAAGAAAGGCCCCGTCGGCGTAATATCACGCTCCGGCACGCTGACTTACGAGGCCGTCGGCCAGCTCACCGCCCTCGGCATCGGCCAGACCACCTGCCTCGGCATCGGCGGCGACCCGATAATCGGCACCACTTTCGTCGACGCCCTGGGGCTCTTCAAGGACGACCCGGAGACCGAAGGGATAATAATGATCGGCGAGATCGGCGGAAGCGCCGAAGAGGAAGCCGCCGCCTACATCAAGGCCAACATAAAGGTGCCCGTCGTCTCCTTCATCGCCGGGCAGACCGCCCCCAAAGGCAAGCGCATGGGCCACGCGGGCGCGATAATAGCGGGAGGCAAGGGCACCGCCGCCGAAAAGATGGCAGCCCTCACCGCCGCCGGAGCCCACGTAGTCAAGTCGCCAGCGGATATGGGGAAGAAAATGGCGGAACTGCTCAAGTAG
- a CDS encoding 4Fe-4S dicluster domain-containing protein, giving the protein MNGFAQKVAERSGQNLNACYQCGKCSAGCPTVKWFEWQNHGVIRRIQLGDEEGLLGSCAIWMCIGCETCGTRCPNGIRISRLMDAMRNMALEKGIKAAEPAVMSFHQSFANSVERFGRVHELSMLVEFKLRTKDLFTDVGAGLKLFAKGKIPFWPGKVREKGRLDGIFKERARR; this is encoded by the coding sequence ATGAACGGTTTCGCCCAGAAGGTCGCCGAGCGCAGCGGTCAGAACCTGAACGCCTGCTACCAGTGCGGCAAGTGCTCCGCCGGGTGCCCCACCGTCAAGTGGTTCGAGTGGCAAAACCACGGCGTGATAAGAAGAATACAACTCGGCGACGAGGAGGGGCTTCTTGGCTCTTGCGCCATCTGGATGTGCATCGGCTGCGAGACCTGCGGGACAAGGTGCCCCAACGGGATACGGATATCGAGGCTGATGGACGCCATGCGGAACATGGCGCTCGAAAAGGGTATCAAGGCCGCCGAGCCCGCCGTGATGAGCTTCCACCAGTCCTTCGCCAACAGCGTGGAGAGATTCGGCAGGGTCCACGAGCTTTCGATGCTCGTCGAGTTCAAGCTGCGCACGAAGGACCTCTTCACCGACGTGGGAGCGGGCCTCAAACTTTTCGCCAAGGGGAAGATTCCCTTTTGGCCGGGCAAGGTCCGGGAGAAGGGGAGACTCGACGGTATCTTCAAAGAAAGAGCAAGGCGCTAG
- a CDS encoding FAD-binding protein, giving the protein MGYTPEMKELIKRVEATRSERVERNRRGENFTPMTLDQRHDVLSKFHPDYMPEGRVAVRYGQNKGDVYPEEVVACLESYPRINPDLVNFDDLETKTTDVLVIGAGGAGTSAALIAAENGSKVILATKLRHGDANTVMAEGGIQGADHEVDSPYYHYLDCIGGGHFTNKPELVAALTHDAPIVIRWLEQLGMMFDKHPDGRMFVRHGGGTCRKRMHSAGDMTGSEIMRVLRDEARSRTASIDIVEFTAAVEILKDAQGRVCGALMYNLETEEYMVIRAKAVVIATGGNGRLHIQGFACTNHYGATADGLVLAYRAGAAFDFLHSTQYHPTGAAYPEQNVGLLITEKVRGLGANLLNINGEQFVFEREPRDVESAAIIRECTERGLGIRTPVGRLGVWLDSPMIELLDGPGTVERELPAKFMQFIRYGIDIRKEPMLIYPTLHYQNGGIRINANTETGVPGLFAAGEVTGGVHGENRLMGNSLLDVTVFGRRAGKSAVEYIKGISGELGAPTLDHIKGLTKELDSLGDIPKDRIAPILLPDYTTPEVRQHQLTAHYEGTMR; this is encoded by the coding sequence ATGGGTTACACGCCCGAAATGAAAGAACTGATCAAGCGCGTCGAGGCCACGAGAAGCGAGCGCGTGGAGCGCAACAGGCGCGGCGAAAATTTCACACCTATGACGCTCGACCAGCGCCACGACGTGCTCTCGAAGTTCCACCCGGATTACATGCCGGAGGGGCGCGTCGCAGTGCGCTACGGGCAGAACAAGGGCGACGTCTATCCCGAAGAGGTGGTCGCCTGCCTTGAGTCCTACCCGCGCATAAACCCCGATCTGGTCAATTTCGACGACCTCGAAACGAAGACGACCGACGTTCTCGTAATCGGGGCGGGCGGAGCGGGCACTTCGGCGGCGCTCATAGCGGCCGAGAACGGGTCAAAGGTAATCCTCGCCACCAAACTTCGCCACGGCGACGCCAACACCGTCATGGCCGAAGGAGGCATTCAGGGCGCGGACCACGAGGTTGACAGCCCTTATTACCACTACCTCGACTGCATCGGCGGCGGGCACTTCACCAACAAGCCCGAGCTGGTCGCCGCGCTGACCCACGACGCCCCCATCGTCATCCGCTGGCTGGAGCAGCTCGGCATGATGTTCGACAAGCACCCGGACGGGCGGATGTTCGTCCGCCACGGCGGCGGAACCTGCCGCAAGCGCATGCACTCCGCGGGCGACATGACCGGCTCGGAGATAATGCGCGTGCTCCGCGACGAGGCGAGAAGCCGCACCGCTTCCATCGACATCGTCGAGTTCACCGCGGCGGTCGAGATACTGAAAGACGCCCAGGGCAGGGTTTGCGGCGCACTCATGTACAACCTCGAAACAGAGGAGTACATGGTGATTCGCGCCAAAGCCGTGGTCATAGCCACCGGCGGCAACGGCAGGCTCCACATACAGGGGTTCGCCTGCACCAACCACTACGGAGCGACAGCCGACGGCCTCGTGCTGGCCTACCGCGCCGGGGCGGCCTTCGATTTCCTCCACTCCACCCAGTATCACCCGACGGGAGCCGCCTACCCGGAGCAGAACGTCGGCCTCCTCATCACCGAGAAGGTGCGCGGCCTGGGAGCCAACCTGCTGAACATAAACGGCGAGCAGTTCGTCTTCGAGCGCGAGCCCAGAGACGTGGAATCGGCGGCGATTATCCGCGAATGCACCGAAAGGGGGCTTGGAATCCGCACCCCCGTCGGCAGGCTCGGCGTCTGGCTCGATTCCCCGATGATAGAGCTCCTCGACGGCCCCGGCACGGTGGAGCGCGAGCTTCCCGCGAAGTTCATGCAGTTCATCCGCTACGGCATCGATATCCGCAAAGAGCCGATGCTGATCTATCCCACCCTCCACTACCAGAACGGCGGGATTCGCATCAACGCCAACACCGAAACCGGCGTCCCCGGCCTCTTCGCGGCGGGCGAGGTCACCGGCGGCGTACACGGCGAGAACCGCCTGATGGGCAACTCCCTGCTGGACGTAACCGTCTTCGGCAGAAGGGCCGGCAAGAGCGCGGTGGAGTACATCAAGGGAATTTCGGGCGAGCTTGGCGCTCCCACCCTCGACCACATCAAGGGGCTGACGAAGGAGCTGGATTCCCTCGGCGACATCCCCAAGGACAGGATCGCGCCGATACTGCTGCCGGATTACACTACGCCGGAAGTCAGACAGCATCAGCTTACGGCTCATTACGAAGGCACCATGCGTTAA
- a CDS encoding heterodisulfide reductase subunit B, translated as MEFSYYPGCTSHSTAWEFNESTLAVFSALGHELKEIEDWNCCGGASARVVDRFLSLGLPARNLLIANKAGKTLIAPCAGCFSNVRNALSVFREGGEEARKLEESLGEEYGKGVEVWSLVDFFNRPGAIEELRSKVKKPLTGLKVVAYYGCQMVRPPEIAGSTEWENPMTLEMACEAAGATALDWSYKVDCCGADLGISHGKHCSELVSKLGAAAKEAGADAIVVSCGLCQANLDMRQAETSIPVLYITELIGEALQCPGREKWWGKHLINPAGLF; from the coding sequence ATGGAATTTTCCTATTATCCCGGCTGCACGTCGCACTCCACCGCGTGGGAATTCAACGAATCCACCCTCGCGGTCTTTTCGGCGCTCGGCCACGAGCTTAAAGAGATCGAGGACTGGAACTGCTGCGGCGGGGCCAGCGCCCGCGTCGTGGACAGGTTCCTCTCCCTCGGGCTGCCCGCCCGAAACCTCCTCATAGCCAACAAGGCGGGCAAAACCCTGATCGCTCCCTGCGCGGGCTGCTTCAGCAACGTCCGCAACGCCCTTTCGGTCTTCAGGGAGGGCGGCGAGGAAGCCAGGAAACTCGAAGAGTCCCTCGGCGAGGAGTACGGGAAGGGCGTCGAGGTCTGGTCGCTGGTCGATTTTTTCAACCGCCCCGGAGCCATCGAGGAGCTTCGCTCGAAGGTTAAAAAGCCCCTCACCGGCCTCAAGGTCGTCGCCTACTACGGCTGCCAGATGGTCAGGCCGCCGGAAATAGCGGGCTCCACCGAGTGGGAAAATCCCATGACTCTGGAAATGGCCTGCGAGGCGGCGGGCGCGACGGCGCTGGACTGGTCCTACAAGGTGGACTGCTGCGGGGCCGACCTCGGCATCAGCCACGGGAAGCACTGCAGCGAGCTGGTCTCGAAGCTCGGGGCGGCGGCCAAAGAGGCTGGCGCGGACGCGATAGTAGTCTCCTGCGGCCTCTGCCAGGCCAACCTCGACATGCGGCAGGCCGAAACCAGCATCCCGGTGCTCTACATCACCGAGCTTATTGGCGAAGCCCTCCAGTGTCCCGGACGGGAAAAGTGGTGGGGAAAACATCTTATAAATCCGGCGGGCCTTTTTTAG
- a CDS encoding ADP-forming succinate--CoA ligase subunit beta produces the protein MNVHEFQAKEILKKYGVTVPRGIVVETPEAAEAAAKELGTPVVVVKAQIHAGGRGKGGGVKVVKGPQAARDAAKALLGMQLVTHQTGPEGKKVLKVYVEEGCDIARELYLGMVIDRATGFVTIMASTEGGTEIEVVASKTPEKIIKKAIDPAAGLMPCHGRSISYLLGLEGEAAKNAQKFINALYKAFVECDASLAEINPLVVTSEGKVIALDAKMNFDESALYRHADIEALRDESEEDPRELEAGKLGLNYISLDGEIGCMVNGAGLAMATMDIIKHYGAEPANFLDVGGGANAEQVENAFRLILSDPKVKCVLVNIFGGIMRCDTIAEGIIAAAKAIKLSVPLVVRLQGTNVDLGRKMLAESGLPIISAETMSEAAEKAVAAVRG, from the coding sequence ATGAACGTTCATGAATTTCAGGCGAAAGAAATACTGAAGAAGTACGGTGTAACGGTGCCTCGCGGCATCGTCGTCGAGACTCCCGAGGCGGCGGAGGCCGCCGCGAAGGAGCTTGGAACCCCGGTCGTGGTCGTCAAGGCGCAGATACACGCGGGCGGGCGCGGCAAGGGAGGCGGCGTCAAGGTCGTCAAGGGGCCGCAGGCCGCGCGCGACGCGGCGAAAGCGCTTCTCGGGATGCAGCTCGTCACCCACCAGACCGGACCGGAGGGCAAAAAAGTCCTCAAAGTCTACGTCGAAGAGGGTTGCGACATTGCCCGCGAGCTTTACCTCGGCATGGTCATCGACCGCGCCACCGGCTTCGTCACGATAATGGCCTCAACCGAGGGCGGGACCGAGATAGAAGTCGTCGCCTCGAAGACCCCCGAGAAGATAATCAAGAAGGCTATCGACCCGGCGGCCGGTCTCATGCCCTGCCACGGCAGGTCGATAAGCTACCTCCTCGGGCTCGAAGGCGAAGCCGCCAAAAACGCCCAGAAGTTCATAAACGCGCTCTACAAGGCCTTCGTCGAGTGCGACGCCTCGCTGGCGGAGATCAACCCCCTCGTCGTCACCTCCGAGGGCAAGGTAATCGCGCTGGACGCCAAGATGAATTTCGACGAAAGCGCCCTCTACCGCCACGCCGACATCGAGGCGTTGCGCGACGAGAGCGAGGAAGACCCCCGCGAGCTCGAAGCTGGCAAGCTCGGCCTCAACTACATCAGCCTCGACGGCGAAATAGGCTGTATGGTCAACGGGGCTGGGCTGGCGATGGCCACGATGGACATCATCAAGCACTACGGAGCCGAGCCCGCCAACTTCCTCGACGTGGGCGGCGGCGCAAACGCCGAGCAGGTCGAAAACGCCTTCCGCCTCATCCTCTCCGACCCCAAGGTAAAGTGCGTGCTGGTCAACATCTTCGGCGGCATCATGCGCTGCGACACAATCGCGGAGGGCATCATAGCCGCCGCAAAGGCTATAAAGCTCAGCGTCCCGCTGGTCGTCCGCCTTCAGGGAACCAACGTAGATCTGGGCCGGAAGATGCTCGCCGAGAGCGGCCTGCCGATAATTTCAGCCGAAACCATGAGCGAGGCCGCCGAAAAGGCTGTCGCCGCAGTCCGCGGTTAA
- a CDS encoding CoB--CoM heterodisulfide reductase iron-sulfur subunit A family protein — MKEIKAENTAVVVGGGPAGMQASLALAARGHQVFLVDSAPSVGGLFPLLDNQFPTQSCGLCFMACDTPTYCPFLQCHLHENVETISSATVSSAERSGENWKLHLSCAPSRVNPEKCTDCGACEAVCPVEVKREFGEGLETRKAVYRYYPKAIAKGYAIDSENCTRCGKCVSACKSGAIDLDAPVSSRTIEGKAVILSFGAEIYPASGKGEFGYNRYPNVLSAVKFERMLAAGSPSLGLPVRPGDGKTPGSLAFIQCVGSRDPAYGRPHCYSVCCMFALKQALFVKERSPELTVTVYYMDIRAFGKDYEKYYTKAKELGIEFVRAIPSVIRHSPATGDLDIEVREGGKPVLRRHELVVLSAGFTQGEGAKKLAGVFGLTLSPNGYSCGEFTPCETGLPGLFVCGNLSGAKDIPDATQEGSLAAALAGELLNAPASEGLAAAPTPADWREEAPKIGVVLCECDGFNTSKVPFDVLAGEISVDPSVAFVERVSHACSKAGMSEVRSLFAEKEPNRLVLAACTERIVEDHYRHMFKTMGVHEGALEFSSLREAVMTGDPAAPLASVRSALKSSELTGFSGTVRESADKSVLVVGGGVAGLSAAHRLSSLGHPVYLVEKEEELGGLAVTSAYTVKGGDPKKFVEALIEKVNAAPNVKVYTGARITNAKGRIGAFRTTLETGDGEAELAHGGVVFATGAVPASPAVYGLGKNPKIITQKGMEKLLAGGCFRGGSVVMIQCAGSREEGEGKLPYCSRVCCTQALKNARKIKELSPDSQVTILYRDLRAYGDYELLYRKAREEGVLFTSFDPGNPPVVEAAENSIQVSWLEPSFGETLTEMPDYLVLSVGMVPAIEENLRLSSLYGVEIDDNGFFTEKNAKSATTDLTLPGLYVAGTAHAPKHIGEAVTQAGAASARLSALLSAGELTAPFNVSTVDERLCSRCGLCVETCPYGAREIDEEKKTAAVDAVLCKACGSCVTVCPNKAAKQFGYSPNQILSSLDEIL; from the coding sequence ATGAAGGAAATAAAAGCCGAAAACACTGCGGTTGTCGTGGGTGGCGGCCCTGCGGGGATGCAGGCCTCGCTCGCCCTCGCCGCGAGAGGCCACCAGGTCTTTCTGGTGGACAGCGCTCCTTCCGTGGGCGGGCTCTTTCCGCTTCTGGACAACCAGTTTCCGACCCAGTCGTGCGGCCTGTGCTTCATGGCGTGCGACACGCCGACCTATTGCCCCTTCCTCCAGTGCCACCTCCACGAGAACGTCGAGACGATATCCTCCGCCACGGTTTCGAGCGCCGAAAGGAGCGGGGAGAACTGGAAACTACACCTCTCCTGCGCCCCGTCCCGGGTGAATCCGGAAAAATGCACCGATTGCGGCGCCTGCGAGGCCGTCTGCCCGGTAGAGGTGAAGCGCGAGTTCGGCGAAGGGCTTGAGACCCGGAAGGCGGTCTACCGCTACTACCCCAAAGCCATCGCCAAGGGGTACGCCATCGACAGCGAGAACTGCACCCGCTGCGGCAAGTGCGTCTCGGCCTGCAAGTCAGGCGCAATCGACCTCGACGCTCCCGTAAGCTCCCGCACGATAGAAGGGAAGGCGGTTATCCTCTCCTTTGGCGCGGAGATTTACCCCGCCTCCGGCAAGGGGGAATTCGGCTACAACCGCTACCCCAACGTCCTTTCGGCGGTGAAGTTCGAGCGCATGCTGGCCGCGGGTTCGCCCTCGCTCGGCCTCCCTGTCCGCCCCGGCGACGGAAAGACCCCGGGCAGCCTCGCCTTCATCCAGTGCGTCGGCTCCCGCGACCCGGCTTACGGCAGGCCCCACTGCTACAGCGTCTGCTGCATGTTCGCGCTCAAACAGGCCCTTTTCGTCAAGGAGCGCTCGCCGGAGCTTACCGTCACCGTCTACTACATGGACATCCGCGCCTTCGGCAAGGATTACGAAAAATACTACACGAAGGCCAAAGAACTCGGCATCGAGTTTGTCCGCGCCATCCCCTCGGTGATACGGCACAGCCCGGCGACGGGCGACCTCGATATAGAGGTGCGCGAGGGGGGGAAACCCGTCCTTCGCCGCCACGAGCTTGTGGTCCTCTCAGCAGGTTTCACGCAGGGCGAGGGGGCGAAAAAGCTGGCGGGAGTTTTCGGCCTGACCCTTTCGCCCAACGGCTACTCCTGCGGCGAGTTCACCCCCTGCGAAACGGGGCTTCCCGGCCTCTTCGTCTGCGGAAACCTCTCCGGCGCGAAGGACATACCCGACGCCACGCAGGAGGGCTCCCTCGCGGCGGCCCTCGCGGGAGAGCTTCTGAACGCTCCCGCTTCGGAAGGACTCGCCGCCGCCCCCACGCCCGCCGACTGGCGGGAGGAAGCGCCGAAGATCGGGGTCGTGCTCTGCGAGTGCGACGGCTTCAACACTTCAAAAGTTCCCTTCGACGTGCTGGCCGGTGAGATCTCGGTCGATCCCTCCGTCGCTTTCGTAGAGCGCGTCTCCCACGCCTGCTCCAAGGCCGGAATGAGCGAGGTCCGCTCCCTCTTCGCCGAAAAGGAGCCGAATCGCCTCGTCCTGGCCGCCTGCACCGAGCGGATAGTCGAAGACCACTACCGCCATATGTTTAAGACGATGGGGGTGCATGAAGGGGCGCTGGAATTCTCCAGCCTGCGCGAGGCCGTGATGACCGGCGACCCGGCGGCTCCTCTCGCCTCGGTCCGTTCGGCGCTTAAATCCTCGGAACTCACAGGTTTTTCCGGGACCGTGCGGGAGTCCGCCGACAAGTCCGTCCTCGTGGTCGGCGGCGGCGTGGCGGGACTCAGCGCGGCTCACAGGCTCTCCTCTCTCGGCCACCCGGTCTACCTCGTCGAGAAGGAAGAAGAGCTCGGCGGGCTGGCTGTGACCAGCGCCTACACAGTAAAGGGCGGCGACCCCAAAAAGTTCGTCGAAGCGCTGATTGAAAAGGTCAACGCCGCACCGAACGTCAAGGTCTACACCGGCGCGAGAATAACCAACGCGAAGGGCAGAATCGGCGCTTTTAGGACTACGCTTGAGACCGGAGACGGAGAGGCCGAACTCGCCCACGGCGGCGTGGTCTTCGCCACCGGAGCCGTACCCGCCAGCCCCGCCGTTTACGGCCTCGGCAAAAACCCGAAGATAATCACCCAGAAGGGGATGGAAAAACTCCTCGCCGGAGGTTGCTTCCGGGGCGGCAGCGTCGTGATGATCCAGTGCGCCGGGAGCCGCGAAGAGGGCGAGGGGAAGCTCCCCTACTGCTCCCGCGTCTGCTGCACGCAGGCCCTGAAGAACGCCCGCAAGATAAAGGAACTTAGCCCCGATTCGCAGGTGACGATCCTCTACCGCGACCTTCGCGCCTACGGCGACTACGAGCTTCTCTACCGCAAGGCCCGCGAGGAGGGAGTCCTTTTCACCTCTTTCGACCCCGGAAACCCGCCCGTCGTTGAGGCCGCCGAAAATTCCATTCAGGTCTCGTGGCTGGAGCCCTCCTTCGGGGAGACCCTGACCGAGATGCCGGACTACCTCGTACTCTCCGTCGGCATGGTCCCCGCGATAGAGGAGAACCTGCGGCTCTCCTCACTCTACGGCGTAGAGATAGACGACAACGGCTTTTTCACCGAGAAGAACGCCAAGAGCGCGACGACCGACCTGACCCTTCCCGGCCTTTACGTGGCCGGAACAGCCCACGCGCCCAAGCACATCGGCGAGGCGGTGACGCAGGCGGGGGCGGCAAGCGCCAGGCTCTCGGCCCTTCTGAGCGCAGGGGAACTCACCGCGCCCTTCAACGTCTCCACCGTGGACGAGCGGCTTTGCAGCCGGTGCGGGCTCTGCGTCGAAACCTGCCCCTACGGGGCGAGGGAGATAGACGAGGAGAAGAAAACGGCGGCGGTGGACGCGGTGCTCTGCAAGGCCTGCGGAAGCTGCGTCACGGTCTGCCCGAACAAGGCGGCGAAACAGTTTGGTTATTCGCCAAACCAGATTCTTTCAAGTCTCGACGAGATTCTTTAA
- a CDS encoding 4Fe-4S dicluster domain-containing protein codes for MSQKTIASGDRTILPEGAKLIPVYVMGKKYLLPETLTVQKAIEYAGYKYIRACGCRGGICGACPTVWRVMGDYTLHFGLACQTVIEENMVLAQLPFFPANRAVYKLEELKAAAETLAVLYPEIMKCVGCNTCTRACPMEIDVMGYINAAMRGDIKKAALKSFDCIQCGMCSARCPAQIAHYHVAQLCRRLYGKCVIPQADHLEKRVTEIESGKYDTALEALTALSMEELKKLYVAREPEPMNSRGWEPEDKSNL; via the coding sequence ATGAGTCAAAAAACCATCGCCAGCGGAGACAGGACCATCCTTCCCGAAGGGGCGAAACTCATCCCCGTCTACGTCATGGGGAAGAAGTACCTGCTGCCCGAGACTCTGACCGTACAGAAGGCGATCGAGTACGCGGGCTACAAGTACATACGCGCCTGCGGCTGCAGGGGCGGCATCTGCGGCGCCTGCCCGACGGTGTGGCGCGTCATGGGGGACTACACCCTCCACTTCGGCCTGGCCTGCCAGACGGTCATCGAAGAGAACATGGTGCTGGCGCAGCTCCCCTTTTTCCCGGCCAACCGCGCCGTCTACAAGCTCGAAGAGCTCAAGGCCGCCGCCGAGACCCTCGCCGTCCTCTATCCGGAGATAATGAAGTGCGTCGGCTGCAACACCTGCACCCGCGCCTGCCCGATGGAGATAGACGTGATGGGCTACATCAACGCGGCGATGCGCGGAGACATAAAGAAGGCGGCGCTAAAGTCCTTCGACTGCATCCAGTGCGGCATGTGCTCCGCCCGCTGCCCCGCGCAGATCGCCCACTACCACGTTGCGCAGCTCTGCCGCAGGCTTTACGGCAAGTGCGTCATTCCTCAGGCGGATCATCTGGAAAAGAGAGTCACGGAGATAGAATCGGGCAAGTATGACACGGCGCTCGAAGCGCTTACCGCCCTTTCGATGGAAGAACTGAAAAAACTCTACGTTGCCCGCGAGCCGGAGCCCATGAATTCAAGGGGCTGGGAGCCGGAAGATAAATCCAACCTCTAA